The following DNA comes from Actinomycetota bacterium.
AAAAGGGCATTCCCGCCGCTGGCGCTCTTTGCCGGCGCCTATGTGGCGGGTATAGCAATATCCGAATGGCTAGATATAAAGTTGAGCTATACGCTATGCGCACTACTAGCAGCCAATATAGCTCTAATCATAGTCACAAGACAAAGGGTAAACTATAGGTATATACTAGCGGTAATTGCCCTGGTTTTACTCGGCGTGACCCTAACCGCACTCGCTTCAGAACGGCTGGACGCGGGCTTTCTGAGCAAAGCGGCCACTGACGGCGCTTACGTCAAGGTCGAGGGGACGCTCATAAACGACGCTGTCTATCACCGGGGGCAGACGCGCTTCGATATCCGGGTCGCGCGGCTAGATGACGGAAGGCGGGACTGGGCGCTCAGGGAATATGCGCGTATCCAAATCCGCTCGGATGAAAAAATCGAGCTGCACGCGGGGCAAGCGGTCAGCGTATCGGGCAAAGCGCGCCTGCCGAAATCAACCGGCGATTTCGATTACCGGCGCTATCTTTACTATCGCGGCATTACAGCTACTATAAATTCCAATCTCGATGATATAGTGCGGGCGGAGTCGAATCGGGGCGATATTTCGGCGTTTCTCTTAAAAGGGGCGGGCGTTTCACGCGTCTGGATAAGGGAGTGCAACGCGGCCCGCTTCGGCAGCGGCGATGAAGCCGGCCTGCTCAACGGTATCGTCTTAGGGGATACCTCGATGTTGAGCGAGAGCGTCGACGAGGCTTTCAAGACGACCGGCCTTACCCATATCGTCGCCGCGTCGGGCATGAACATCGCGCTTATCGTCGGCGCGCTCTGGCCGCTCCTTCACCTCATACGACTACCCGCTGTTTGCCAATACGCGGTGCTGGTCATAGCCGCGGCCTCCTACACGCTGCTCGCGGGGATGCAGCCCTCGATCACCAGGGCGTTTCTCATGGCCTGCGTCGGCCTTACCGCGTGGTTTTTCGGCGGGAACAAAAACCATCTCGCATCGCTAGCCGCCGCGGCCCTCATTATCCTGATTCTCGACCCGTTCGCGCTCTACGATATCGGCTTTCAACTCTCGTTCGCCGCGACCGGCGCGATCATCCTCTTGGTCCCGCTTTTCGAGCGGATGGCCGCCGACACCCCGCGAGCGCTCCGCTCGGCGCTCGCGGTCACGCTCGCCGCGCAAGTCGGGGTCGTCCCCATCATGGTCTATTATTTCGGTTACCTCTCGACGATATCGCTCATCGCCAATCTCGTCGTCGCGCCCCTGGCCGGGCCGATTCTCATCCTTGGTATGGCGGTCGTCCCCATCGAGGCGATAGCGCCGCTTCTCGCGACCCCCGTATATTTCATAGTCGGCCTGCTGCTGAAAGTGATGATACGGACAGCCGCTTTCCTCGCGAACGTGCCCGGTGGCGCTGTCTATTTTAAGCAGCCGGGTTTGGCGATAGCGGTCGCGTCTTACGCCGTCTTGGGCGCGGGCCTTTTCTTCTTGCGCACGCTAAATGTCAGGTTAAGGCTCGCGCATATAGCAATGCTCTTGATAGCGGTCTCCGCTGCTTCGATATGGTGGCAGGCGGGGATGGCGACGGCTCCATCGCAACTCGAGGCGGTCTTCTTGGATGTAGGCCAAGGCGACGCCGCGCTGCTGACCGCGCCTGATGGGGCGCGGGTTCTCGTCGACACCGGGCCGAACGCGGCCGCGCTCAAGCGGCTCCTTGCCGAGCGGGGGGTCAACCGAATCGACACGATTATCTTCAGCCATGAGCACGCCGACCATGTCGATGGGGTCCATGGGATATTGCAAAGCTGCAACGTAGGCGCGGTCGCGTATCCTCGTGCCATGGGGGAATCCGATGAGGGCGGGGCGCTAATCAGGCAGATAGAGAAGAGCGGAATAGAGTGTATAGCGCTCGATGACGGCGACACCCTCGAATTGGGTTCGGTATTGAGGCTGGACGTCCTTCTTGCGAGCGAGTACGCGGGAGACGGCCGCGACGATTCGGCGGTCTTCACCGCGCGTTATCGCGACTTCGACATCTTGTTCACCGGCGATGCGGGCGAGGAGACCGAGGCGTCGTTGCTCGCGCGGGGCGACGAGTTCGATATCGACGTCGACGTCTTGAAAGTCGGCCATCACGGGAGCGCGTATTCGAGCGGCGATGATTTTCTGCGCGAGGTAAAGCCGGAGGTCGCGGTCGTCTCGGTCGGCGGGGACAACCGGTACGGCCACCCGTCACGCGCCGCGCTCGACAGGCTCAAGGCAGCCGGCTCGAAAATCTACCGCACAGACCTCCACGGGGATGTTACAATTAAATCCGACGGGGAGACCTACCGTGTCTACGTGGAGAAGCAGGCAGACTAATCAAGAGGTTGCGTCAATCACTAGAATAACCAATTCGCCGTTATCGATTGCGTAAATAATTCTAAAAGCCCCAATTCTTAATTTCCAACGATCCTTTAGTTCACCCACTATATCGAGCCTACCTGTGTAAACGCCTATGTCCACTGGAAGTCCCAAGATGATGGGACTTGGGCCAAAGAGCTAATGGTTTTGCACTCCAAGGAGATCGACTGGGATTATTTGGCGAAAAGAGCGGGAGAGGAACGTGTCGAAGCCGCTCTTGCCGAGCTAAAAGAGGAGTTTTGAGAGCATGAGAAAGATAAACTGGGATGAATACAAGGCTAGAAGAGCCGGTTTTGCCAGGGTTAAAGCCGAGCACGGTCTTGACAGAAAGCCTTCCTCCCGCGTTAGGGACATGGAGGAGAGAAACCTCTTAATTCAGCTTGACAAGGCCCGGCTCGAAGCCTGGAAAGAAGAGGGCAAATTCGAGATTTTGGGCGCCAGAAAGATCAGGTTCCGGGTCAATCGGTAAGCGCGAGGGGTTAAACCCCACTGCATACCCAGGCTAAAACCTCTTGCCGTTCTTGCCGAGTTTACTTATAAGTATTATACTCGCGAGTATAATACTAAAAATACGATTTCATGAGCGTGCGGTATGATTCGCAGCTCGTACTTTTGGCCGATTGTACCGCTCTATAGATGCTTAATCAAATTATTTGCTCACAAGCATGGGGGAGCCGGGCAAGAATCTTGTCTTTCGGATATCGCTGGATGCTACAATAGGGTTGAAACCAGATTGGTCGAGAGCAAGGACGGCAATGAACGGTCAGATAAAAAAGCCGCAAAAACAAAAACCGTTAAAACCAGTCTATCTTATACACGGCGACAAGAAACTGATAGACGACGCCTTGGCGCGCCTGAAAAAACGCATCTCCGCGCAGTTTGACCTCGATTTTAACTACGACCAATTCAACGGCGCGGAGGCAAGCGCCGTGAAGATAATCCAGGCCGCGAACACCCTGCCGTTCATGTCGGAGAAGCGCCTGGTCGTCGTGAAAAATGCCGATAAGCCGGCAAAAGACGACGTCGCAAAGCTTGCCGAATACGCCGAGAAACCGTCCGAGTTCGCTTGCGTTGTCTTTGTCTCGAACAGCGCCAACAAGACGAGTCGTCTCTACAAGGCGGTCGAAAAGACGGGCGAAATCGCCGAATACTCGCTCAAAATCCTCAACAAAAGCCCTACGGTCTGGATTAAAGAGCAGTTCGCGGCGCGCGGCAAACTCGTCTCCGATGCCGTCGCCAGGCACCTGCTGCATGTGGTCGGCGCCGACCTCGACCGGCTCGGCACCGAAATCGAGAAGGTAAGCCTCTACTGCGAAGATGAGCGCATCATCGACCCCGACGATGTCGACCCCGTTGTCACCAGGTCAACGGAGGTATCGATATTCGACCTCTCGACACACATAGGGGAGCGCAACGTCCCAAAGGCCATCGAACTCCTCGACCGGTTGCTCACTCAAAAAGAGGCGCCGCTCAGTCTTCTTAGTCTCATCGCGCGCCACTTTCGCCTTATCCTGCGGACGAAGGTGTGGACGGAGGCCGGGCGCGACAGCAAGTTCCTAGTCGAGAACCTCACAGGCGCCGGCGGCAAGAAACTCCCGCCCTTCGTAGTCTCCAAATACCGCGACCAGAGCCGCAACTTCTCCATCGAAGAGCTTAAGCGAGCATTCGAGCTGCTGCTCACAGCCGACATCGCCCTAAAGTCCAGCCCCCAGCCGCCCGAGGCCGTGTTGGAGGATTTAGTCGTGCGGCTGGCGGTTTAGCCGCATTAGCTTGCGATACGAAAATTATTAAGCCTCGTGCTTCTCAATCCCTCTTACTGCGGATTGGTTGCGACTGAGCTTCTACGAGGCGCAAAAGGAGATGAAGAGCTTAGTACACTCAATGATCTTTTTAGCACGTTATGCCGAATTGAAGAATCTTATGAAACATTTTACAGGGCTGGAGTGCTTGGATATTCTTTAGCAAGAAAAGGGATTAATATTTCGACCGTGGATTTGGCTATAGCCCAAATATGCCTAGATAATGAGATATTAATTTTTACCCATGATAAGCACTTCAATATTATAGCGGACCATTCGGCATTAAACGTTTTGTCTTAAGACAGGGGAATGGACAAGGGCTTTAAGGTCGGTGAATGAGGCGGTTCGTTCTTAGCTCAGGGAAGCACCCTGCGGGTGCATGCGCTTACTCTCTATTTGGACAAACGAGCAGCAAGAGCGAAGTAATAGAAGTAGCGGTTTAAATCCTCAGGCGAACTATTGTATTTATTTCCCCCCAAGATTGCATCACAAAAGACTTCTCTTGCGCGCGTTATTTCTTTCAGGCGATGGCGCCAACGAGGATCACTTATTGTTAAATCGAATAGTTCAAGAGCGCGGTCAAATGCGTTTTCAAGCAGCTGTTGATCTTTGTTTTGAAAACGAAAGGCGCGGTTTACCTCGCTGCCGATATTACCCAATTGTTCGGCCAAAGAAAGCTTCCGCCAGTTCCCTTGCGCTAAATCGCTGTGTTTAATATTCATCGCACAATTAATTTGTTTATAATTTCTAAAATCTTCTCTCTTATCTCTGGATTTTCGATATCTCCTGAGCGATTGTTCTGTGAAGGCTTTATGTTAATCATTGAATCAAACTCAACCCATTCTTTCTCCGGTTTCTCTGGATATAAATTAAAACCCCATAGATATTCTTGCCGACCTCCTTGCTCCAAGAGAAGCGCTTCTTCGTCAGCGTGTAGTTCACCACCAATAACCAATATCTCTTTATCAAGATCAACTACAGCTTTGACTAAATCACCGAATTGATCCTTGGCAATATTTATCAATTCTTCTAAAGTTGTGGGATTCTGTACTATTTTCATAAGATAATATGAAGCCGCTAACCTAACAAAAAAATTTAAACAAGAATGGCATCTAGACCTTTATATCCAAGTTTGTTATCGCTTAAAAACCGAAACATATATTGGTAACGGTCAAGATAGTTGCACTAGCGTTGATATTATAAAACAGGCGTCTTTATATAACAAGGCCACGGAAAAATCAGGTTCCGGGTCGACGACCCCATAAACGACCCCATAAAATTGATAAAAGCTGAGCAGCGGGGTAAGATGGTCTTAAGAAGGAGGCGATGTTAAATGGCCCGTCCAGCTCAAAAGAAAGACAAATACACTTATGAGGACTATCTGCGCCTGCCCGAAGATAAGCGGTACGAGTTAATTAGAGGGGAACTAGTAATGGTACCAGCGCCTAAGACGAAGCATCAGAGGATTTCTTTAAGGCTACTGCGCTTATTGTCGGATTATGTAGAAAAAAACAACGCAGGCGAAATTTTCCCGGCGCCTACCGACGTTTACTTTGATGATGAAAACGTTGTGCAGCCGGATATATTATTTATCTCAAAGGAACGACAAGAAATCATCACCGAGGATAACATTAAAGGCGCCCCCGATTTGGTCGTTGAGATAGTTTCGCCTTCTTCCGCATATTATGACCTTGTCAAAAAGAAGAAAATCTACGCCAGGTTCGGTGTTAAAGAGTACTGGGCTGTTGACCCCGAAGAAAAGACCGTCGAGGTCTACCTGTCGGCTGATGTCTTTAAAGTAGCTCAAAGTTTATCAGAAGGGGATAGCCTATCCTCGGCGATGTTTCCGGGATTATCAGTCGACCTTATAGAGTTGTTTAAGTAAATTAACTAAGTTAGCCTATGCCGCCTTTGCCGCTTGCTATATCCACCTTGAGATATCTGATTAGTTATGAGATACTCGTTCCGTTTATCCGTTTCTATTGGCACTAACTTTGCGAGGTTAATTTCTCTTTAATCCACATTCTTACCAAAGAGGTGTAACTGAGGCCTTTCTCTTGCGCGATTTTTTTAAGTTTTTCGATTTCATTTGGCTCAAGCCTAAAAGTGATTTGCGCTTTTCTTGGACGAACAAATCTAGCCTGAGCTTCTTCGGTATCTTTTGCAAACTCAGAGAAATCATGCGTTTCCCAAAGCTCTCTCACTAAATGATAAAATGCTTATATATGATACGCGTCAAGCAGGTTTTGCAAAGATTCCGCATGCTGTCCATGAAGTTTAGCAGCTCAGGGCGGCTGGGGAGGTCTGACCCCGCTCACCGAATTAACAAAACATTAAGAAATGTTTAACCATTAGTCGTTGATTCTTCGGTATTATATCAATAGAAGCAGGCAAATGGCTGCTTAACTAGGCGTTAGGAAAGTATTACGAGTATTGCAAAAGTTTCTCAAAAACCTGGTCGAGTACTTTTTTCAACTTATATTCGCTGAGATATTGATTTTATAAGATTCTCTAATAACGCTTGCCATAGTATCGATGAAATGCTAGGTTAAGTCGTAACACTATATGGTTCACATGATAAGCATCGCGGCAAGCATCGCAGCCTCTGTCTCGCAATGATCACTGCAGGAAACCGCACTCAATGCACTCAATGTCAAAATCAATATCTCATCTAAATGAATAAAATAAATAGTAAGTCATCGATGCGCGAGCAAATTAATGCTTGCGGTAATAGTTAACGGCAGGGCAAGAAGCTACTAAAGGAAGCTGCTAAAAAAGCCGTGAGTTTTTTGGGTTAACAAGAAAATAAGAGGGGGGATGCTGTCACATCCCCCGAAAGCAGGCGCCCTTGGGTTGGGACCGTTAAGCCTGCACTTGTATTATCGGGTATTTTTCCCTGTTCATCAAGTGCGAACAAGCCAACTACCTCCCAAGCGTCTGCTTTCGCAGAGAGATCCGGCGACCCGTTTCATCCGTCGATGGAGAAAGACATCGCGAAAGACATCGCGATTGTCGACACCGATGCGGCTGAAGCGGTTGCTTAAAGATCGAATATCCCTTGAGCGGGGAAGCGAAAGGAGGGGAGAACGGGAGAACGAGTTTTAGCATGCTCAAAAAGGCCTGGTTCGAAAAGGCCTGGTTCGCACAGAGCTTCGCGGACAACAGTCCGCGGAAAAGACTACTAAGAGGAGAATTAACATGAAGAAAATCGTATTGAGCCTTTTGACAATCGCCGTCGTTGCCGCTTTGGCGGCCGGGGCAACGTTTGCCGTATTCACCAGTACGGCTACGAACCCGAACAACACCTTCGGCACTGGAACGCTTACAATAAAGGAGGGTACGGCTACTGCCGAAGCGAACATCAGCAACATGAAGCCGGGCGAGACCAAAATCGTCAAGATCCCTGTAAACAGCACCGGTACGCTTCCGCTTAATTACACGGTAGAAACAACGCTTACCGGTACCATCATGCTCGGCCAAGCTGCTAATGACCCGCGTGTTAGCGCTGTCTGGATCGATAACGTGCACAAAACCTCCCTACCGGCTACGGACAGCCTGTCGGCGGCCGGCGGCACCGACCCCTCTGACCTTGTAGAGATCCACATCACTCTACCCTCTGCCGCGGACAACGCGTACCAGGGTAAAACCGGCAACCTGTCCGTGACGTTCAATGCGACACAGCAGTAAGGCGGGGTCTTCTAGCTTAAGGGTGGAGCACTATGAGAACAAAGAGAACAAAGCTATTAAGCCTGGGGTTGTTGCTCCTCACGTCGTGCCTCTTAATCGGCGGCGCAATTTTTACTTTTGCGCTCTTTACCGGTAGCGCCGCGAGCGGCGCGAACGCTTTTGCCGCGGGCACTTTAAAGCTCGATGTGCAAAACGACGGCACGGGCGCCAATTTTCCACTTTTCGTCGCAACGACCGACGGCGAGCTTAAGCCGGGGCGCGCTTTACCCGGAAGAACCTTGAAGGTTTTAAATGTCGGCACGCTGCCGTTTAAACTAAGCGGGTTAAATGCCGCGCTCTACAACGACCCGCAGACCGCGGCGGATGATCGCGTGCTGG
Coding sequences within:
- a CDS encoding SipW-dependent-type signal peptide-containing protein translates to MKKIVLSLLTIAVVAALAAGATFAVFTSTATNPNNTFGTGTLTIKEGTATAEANISNMKPGETKIVKIPVNSTGTLPLNYTVETTLTGTIMLGQAANDPRVSAVWIDNVHKTSLPATDSLSAAGGTDPSDLVEIHITLPSAADNAYQGKTGNLSVTFNATQQ
- a CDS encoding Uma2 family endonuclease; the encoded protein is MARPAQKKDKYTYEDYLRLPEDKRYELIRGELVMVPAPKTKHQRISLRLLRLLSDYVEKNNAGEIFPAPTDVYFDDENVVQPDILFISKERQEIITEDNIKGAPDLVVEIVSPSSAYYDLVKKKKIYARFGVKEYWAVDPEEKTVEVYLSADVFKVAQSLSEGDSLSSAMFPGLSVDLIELFK
- a CDS encoding DNA internalization-related competence protein ComEC/Rec2 — its product is KRAFPPLALFAGAYVAGIAISEWLDIKLSYTLCALLAANIALIIVTRQRVNYRYILAVIALVLLGVTLTALASERLDAGFLSKAATDGAYVKVEGTLINDAVYHRGQTRFDIRVARLDDGRRDWALREYARIQIRSDEKIELHAGQAVSVSGKARLPKSTGDFDYRRYLYYRGITATINSNLDDIVRAESNRGDISAFLLKGAGVSRVWIRECNAARFGSGDEAGLLNGIVLGDTSMLSESVDEAFKTTGLTHIVAASGMNIALIVGALWPLLHLIRLPAVCQYAVLVIAAASYTLLAGMQPSITRAFLMACVGLTAWFFGGNKNHLASLAAAALIILILDPFALYDIGFQLSFAATGAIILLVPLFERMAADTPRALRSALAVTLAAQVGVVPIMVYYFGYLSTISLIANLVVAPLAGPILILGMAVVPIEAIAPLLATPVYFIVGLLLKVMIRTAAFLANVPGGAVYFKQPGLAIAVASYAVLGAGLFFLRTLNVRLRLAHIAMLLIAVSAASIWWQAGMATAPSQLEAVFLDVGQGDAALLTAPDGARVLVDTGPNAAALKRLLAERGVNRIDTIIFSHEHADHVDGVHGILQSCNVGAVAYPRAMGESDEGGALIRQIEKSGIECIALDDGDTLELGSVLRLDVLLASEYAGDGRDDSAVFTARYRDFDILFTGDAGEETEASLLARGDEFDIDVDVLKVGHHGSAYSSGDDFLREVKPEVAVVSVGGDNRYGHPSRAALDRLKAAGSKIYRTDLHGDVTIKSDGETYRVYVEKQAD
- the holA gene encoding DNA polymerase III subunit delta; this translates as MNGQIKKPQKQKPLKPVYLIHGDKKLIDDALARLKKRISAQFDLDFNYDQFNGAEASAVKIIQAANTLPFMSEKRLVVVKNADKPAKDDVAKLAEYAEKPSEFACVVFVSNSANKTSRLYKAVEKTGEIAEYSLKILNKSPTVWIKEQFAARGKLVSDAVARHLLHVVGADLDRLGTEIEKVSLYCEDERIIDPDDVDPVVTRSTEVSIFDLSTHIGERNVPKAIELLDRLLTQKEAPLSLLSLIARHFRLILRTKVWTEAGRDSKFLVENLTGAGGKKLPPFVVSKYRDQSRNFSIEELKRAFELLLTADIALKSSPQPPEAVLEDLVVRLAV